A window of Bos mutus isolate GX-2022 chromosome 3, NWIPB_WYAK_1.1, whole genome shotgun sequence genomic DNA:
tttcttctctgaagGCAAAACATGTAGGAACAAAGAAAAGTTGTTTATCTTGTCATGTGCTTCTTGCAGCTTGTTTCTTTGCCACTAGATTTCCTAACTGAGAGATGTACCTGCAGAGGTGCTTTAGGAGCAGGCATGCCTTTGTGCAGGGACAGAATATGACATGACTAGGAGATAGGGTTTATATCTCTGAGTTCTAGTTAATGAGCAGTGTTCCATTTTTGTTAATAGTAGATACTGCTGTATTTTTATTAACTGTTGTAATGTCACCCACTGAAAAAGTCTTATCAGTGTGCCTGTAATGAGGAATGTGAGAACTGAGtcagtaaatattaaatgaatagtTTCTTTAGTTGTCCAAATTCAGTTTAGCTCAGCTAGCACTTATTGAGGGCTTAGCATGTGGCAGACACTCAGATAAATGGGACATGTCTTTATCCTTaagaatcttaattttttttctaagcttAAGCATTAGCTAGGAATGAGTTCTGAGGTACAGACTCTGTTATGAGTGCGTTCATACATATGACCTAATTTGATTTCTTCGTCACAGTGCTGTAAGGTAGGTATTGTAATTACAATTCTATGGCTGAGTAAACTGAGATCACAGAATTTAAGCAACCTGCTTAAAGTCACACATctaataaatggcagagctgggattacttaaaaaattttttattgggaaTAAGTGtccattttccatttccttttcttatcagTATTAAAAATTACAAGCATTAACTTGGTAGTTGAATTCTTAACAAGAGAGATTGAAGATCTATTTAGTGGTATAAGTTAATGTAGTTGTTTGAATACTTATGAATGATTAGGGTAATATATATTCTGTGGTTGGGGAAAGAGGTGGTTTGAGGCTTTCCTAAcataagatttctttttaaaaaatattttgttctgaCTTACAGGATGACTACATGGAGGCTTTAACAAGACTTCACATTACTGTTTCTAAAGCCTACAAAGTTAACCCAGACATGAATTTTGAGGTTTTTATTCACAAAGTTGATGGTCTGTCTGATGATcacaaaatagaaacacagaggGACATTCATCAAAGGGCCAATGATGACCTTGCAGATGCTGGGCTAGAAAAACTCCACCTTAGGTAACAACCTGTGTGTTTGATATGGGAGCCCTGAAAAGTGTGTAaatgtattcccatctctgtcattACAAACACGTAGCTCTCTGTTACTGGTATACCCTTCCCAAATGTGTAATGTTTTTGATTTCTGTTGAATTCAAACAGTTTTGGGAGCCTAATGTTACTGAGAAGTTACTTCccctgcttttttgcattttcccaGAGGTTGAAGTCAGGCAAGGTCTGTTTCTGTAGGTGTGTTTACAAATTCATCTCAAGAGACTGGAGTCAGGCTGTTTCCTCATGGCATTAAATCTGCTTTGGGATTCCCccctcttggttttttttttttttttttcccctctccttgcCTCAGTTTGAGGAATCTCACATTTGTTGTAGAACTCTGTAGCTTGATCTTTCACAGTATCTCTCTCAGTAGGAGGGGCCTTTTAAAGAGGGCACATTTTAAGTTTGGATTCTAATGTTTcttgtttatgttttttaaaacactttatgcTTTTATAAACCTCTAAAAATTGGGTGAAGTGATTGTATCCGTTAAATCTGCTTAGGGTTGCTATCAAGTTAAAGAACTGCTGATTCATAATTCTCATtgcaaaattaatattaaagaacACCTACTAGATAAACTCAGTGGTTTGTAtgcttgtattttaaaaatatgtgagaaTTATTTTCTGCATCCTTTTTTATGGTTTAGGTAGAAATGAGTAATAAAAAGTACCCaagaaaatgttcttttgatggtACAAACAACTTAAAGGGGAAGCAGCAGAGAGACAACCGTAGCTATTTCCTTATCCTTGGTCTGTTATAATGACTTCCCTCTAGGCTCAAGCCAACCCCCATCCTTACCCTAATATTCCCTAGGGCCTCCGGCTATAAGATCTTTCTGTTACTCTCCTAAGAAACCACATAGACAAGTCCCAGACCTTTAGCCTGGATTAAAATATGTACAAGtaattcatgcttttaaaaaaattcagcagTATTtgtaggagaaagtgaaagtatctTCCAATAAAATTCCTCAGTCTTATTTTTCTGCAATGAATGATGGGTTTTAAGCCATGATTGTCCTGTGTTCTCCAGGACCCGTAAGAACACTTCTGATCCTCTTAGCACCATGTCTGTCCCTTTCCAGAGCACCCGCCTCAGTGGTACACACTATCCCTTTCTCCAGTTCTCTGTGGGGCCCTGGGCCTTGTTAACAGCATTAAACTTTTATTAATTACTAACAGACCTATGGATGAGGTTCTTTTAATTTCCAGTTTCCAGAAACTCAGCTTCCTAGAATGCCCTGTGCCTTGGGAGGTTCTTCCTGTCGCCACCCATCTCCAAACCTCACAGTTCCTGCAGGACCTTCTTACATTGCTAACCTAAAATATTCCTTTACCTCCGTGCCTGTGGGGGGTAATCTTGGTCTTACCTCTTCCATTGTTCTAACATCTAGATTAGAGCCCCATCTAAGTTAGGTTCTTAGGTGTAGTCTTTGAAAGTATCTTTGAATTTTGATAAAAAGTGTGATATAAACAGTTCTGTGTCTCTGACTTTGTTATCTGTGTTTGTAATTACATAATGGATAGAGCTGTGTAACTAAGAGTATACTTCATGAGTGAAAAAGCGGGTACAGTTGACCACACTGTTTAAATTGTTAAAAGCCTCTCTCTCAAGTATGTGTTTTGTTAAATCTACAAATTTACTTCTTTGTGTATCCTTTTAGGCCTCCAGATAGCTGTCCCTTCTCTCTCGAGCTCCTGCTCTCATCTTCCTTAGCATGTTATTTACATAAATTCTAAGTGccagttttattcatttgtttactcaacaaatattcacgGATACTCTACAGGGCAGTGGGCACGCAGCTCTGAGCAAGGCTGACAGCCTTTATTCTCATGGAGCTTACGTTCTGATGAATGAGACAGCTCAAAGGCACATAAATAAACGTATAGTGTAATTTTAAGTACTCATCAGTGCTATGCAGAAAAACAAAGGGGGAAGAGGTTGAAAGCAAAGGGCACAGGACTACCATTTTAGGTGGGATCAGAAAGGAACTTTCTGATAACATTTTATTAGAGGTAACATTATTAGAGGTAACATTTTATTAGAAACCTGTATTGTattcttatttaataaatgtcaATAAATGTCACCTATCTACTCTGAGCTTTCTCTTGGTTTTTTTGTCAGTTGTGGGCTTAAGAAACCAAGCTTTTTGGATCAGATTGCACGGACTTAGGTGAATGTTCAGGTTTCCGcatctgaaaatgttttcctAGTACTACCTCAGTTGCCCTCTGTGTAAATGTATTAAAGGGATGGAGAGCTATAAGCCAGGTGGGGAAATTGCTTTTGTCATCTTGAGTGAGGGAGATGGTGCACAAAGTAGGCTTTATTTGAACTTACTGAAATGAAATGtgaagaaacttaaaattttatgtattgtgATAATTGTTGTTGgacttttaagatatttttcaaattaatcaaACTGTGTTGTGTCTTTCAGCTTTTATTTGACTAGTATCTATGACCATTCAATATTTGAAGCCTTTAGTAAGGTGGTGCAGAAACTTATCCCACAGCTACCGACCTTGGAAAACCTATTAAATATCTTTATATCAGTAAGTGTGCTATTTAATTCAGTGTTGTTTCTGGTTTTTGttgaatatatttgtattatcAAATTCTCCAAAAAATGCCTTGAATTAATCTGAGTCAAATTTAAAGACAACAcagttaaatattaaataaataatcagatcagatcagtcgctcagtcgtgtccgactctttggaaccccatgaatcgcagcacgccaggcctccctgtccatcaccaactcccagagttcactcagactcacgtccatcgaatcagtgatgccatccagccatctcatcctctgtcatccccttctcctcctgcccccaatccctcccagcatcagagtcttttccaatgagccaactcttcgcatgaggtggccaaagtactggagtttcaactttagcatcattccttccaaagaaatcccagggctgatctccttcagaatggactggttggatctgcttgcagtccaagggactctcgagagtcttctccaacaccacacttcaaaagcatcaattcttcggtgctcagccttcttcacagtccaactctcacatccatacatgaccacaggaaaaaccatagccttgactagatgaacctttgttggcaaagtaatgtctctgcttttcaatatgctatctaggttggttataactttccttccaaggagtaagcgtcttttaatttaataaataatagaaacatttaaaacatggtttgagttattttctgaaattttccttaATACTTTTTTTGTCTTAAAAGGCTCTGATGAAAAATTTTCTTAtgcttttcttaattaaaaatatctttgtgaTCTCTTTTCCTGAAGGAAGAGTAGAAAGTGGGATATACTGGGTGTTGGGAATTAGACTCAGTTTAATCTCTGCTTTATTGAAGGTCACATTGAAAAATTGATCCTTGTTAACTGTAATCTCAGTGTCATATTTCACATTTCTTATTTTGAGGATTCAGCTTAATTAAAAAGGATATTCTTCCCATCAGTTTAGCATTCAGCGACTGTGTTTTCCAAACACTGCTTTGAAGGACTCAGTGTGTAGTGATCCCCAGTTCTTTAGGCTTTTGCACTATGCTGGATGTTGATGTGAAACATTGTTTGCTGAGTGCCACATCAAACCTTTCTGGTAGCAGGATCATTTGAATCAGAGATTGATTATTGTCAAGAAAAGGATCATCAGAAATGTAGCATGGCTTGATTTTAggaggattttgtttgttttatggtggtatcttagaaaataattcatttaagtAAAGAGGACgaaagaagaacaaatttgagTGTGCTATTATGTCAGTAAATCAAGAGCAGAGAAACATTTTGACTTTTCTTCTTTGGATAAGAAAAGTGTCTCCTAAACAAAGTACTGTTTACTCTTGGTATTGGGTTGTATTGTTAAAAATGTTCTTGGATGTTAATGATTCAGGATCTTTGATAAGTTTACAAAttgtgattctttaaaaaatgaacacttgactttgtttttttttaagaattcaggTATTGAAAAAGCTTTTCTCTTCGATGTTGTCAGCAAAATCTACATTGCAACAGACAGTTCTCCTGTGGATATGCAGTCATATGAACTTTGCTGTGACATGATTGATGTTGTAATTGATGTGTCTTGTATATATGGGTAAgttgtgtttgtatatatttttgtaagATCTCAGACAAGTGGAAAACCACCAGTTTGACTTGTTAGGGGGATTAATTTCTGAGGCATCTAGCAAGTACTGTATGAAGTAGAACTGACCATAGTGCTTCAGTTTGGAGCATAATTTCTCTGTGAGTGGACTGCTGGGTCTTACTCTTTCCGAGTGGATGGACAAGAGCAGTTGAAAAGGTGTGACTAGTGCCAGACTTAATTATCAGTGAAAGTTTCACCTGCTTTAATTTGGGGGGTTTATACTGTGTCTTCTCACTACTGCGACTTCTCACTACTGTTAGATCAATAAACTAGACTAATTTATTGAAAACACTGAATAACAAGAGTATGTACTGGTTCCTAATTTGATTTAGGCTCTGTGGAACTGAGGAGTCCTTAATCTTTCAGAGAGCACAGAAACAAGGAATGTTTGACCTACACGTCTCAGTTTCTAAGAAGTCTCTAAAATATAAactcttcttttatttaaattcaccACACTTTATACAGAAATTTGTAAAGAAATGGTTTTGTAGAATAGTCCAGAAGACAAGTGAAAACCTTGGTGGATTTactaataattatttcaaaagccAGTGACCTCTGCGCCTCTAATAGTGATGGTTCATCTTGTATATTAATGTCAGCCCTCCCAAGCACTGTCCTGATGCTCTGACATTACCTTTGCTTTTTGATGCTCTGACATTACCTTTGCTTTTTGATGCCTCTGTCCTTGATCTGTTGTTCCTCTGTGTTCCACCTAGTCTAAATCCCTCTTTCATCTCTCTGTCCCTACCTGGCACCTTGGTCTTTGTGCCTCACTTGTCAGTGTCTTTCTCTAGCTGCCTCGGGGTAGGGAATGCATTTGTCTTAGCTCTTCTTTACCTGTCTATTCTTGTTTTCTATTCCTGTCAGTTTTGTGACTACATGCTtgcctttgtttttattctttccccAGAGAAGAAGTAATTTTGTCTGTAGGTCATGCAGAAAAGTTTCATGTTCCTGTTCCtagttttaaaaagagatgaatagagtgtattttttataattaaagaatCAAATTtagttgtaaattttattttcagtataaGACACATTGTAAACTACATTACACATGATAAAgtatattataaaaaagaaaagaaacagccaTTACTTCATTATTATTAACCCGTGTGTGAAACTTGGTATGCTTTATTGAAGTTCAGTTTGTTGCTTACTTGGCTCTTGATTTGTGTTTTTTGAAGGGGGACTCCATGTAATTCTGACAATCTAATCTGATAAATGAAATAGCTTTCAGACCCTGTAAGGCTCACTTTGCAGGCATCAGGATTCCACAGTATCTTTGATAGACCGTATTTACTTTAGTTTTTGTACTTACTCCTTTTTCCCTACTCACAGTTTTCATATTTCAGGTCCTTCTTTATTTGCGGAGGGTGTCAGCACTGATTAGTGTGAAGTAAAAATTAGAAGTCTGCTGTCTTCCATGCTTCCTAGGTCAACAAGGTGGTGTGAGCACATGGAATGATTATGCAGCAGGGGCTGGGCACCCACAGCTAAACACAGCTTCTGTTCCACTGTGGTCGAGCCAGCCTTTTTTCTCAAAAGACATTTAGGAAACTGGGTAGAAAGACTTGTTGTGCAAATGTGACAGAATGCCGAGTTGGGAAACCTATAATGAACAatactttgttttaaaacagGCTAAAGGAAGATGGAAGTGGAAGTGCTTATGACAAAGAGTCCATGGCCATCATCAAGCTGAATAACACAACTGTCCTGTATTTAAAGGAGGTGACTAAATTTTTGGCACTGGTTTGCATCCTTAGGGAAGaaagttttgaaagaaaaggtaatgacattttaaaaactgtctttatATAAAGGTCTTTGTCATAATTTCTTAGGTtctggaaaacaagagaaaacattGTTGCAGTGTTAGAGGATTTACCAGttggtttgatcccctggagaagggcgtggcaacccactctagtattcttgcctggagaattccatggacagaggagccttgcagactacagtctgtggggtcacaaagaattggacatgactgagggactaacactttcacttgcatgACGTTTTCAACTACTTCTGTGCCTTTCCCTCCATGTACAGTCCATGctttctcctgccttcttttggtcttttgtttttaaatcacattttttattCCAGCCTCTGATTTCACATCCTTCTGTTACCTGTCTGCCTGCATTTGGCTTCCACCTGCACCAGTCTCCTGAGGTGGTTTGAGACGTCACCGGGTCACCTTCTTGCCACATTTGGTGGCCTTTCCTCTTCAGCCTTCCCAAGCATGTGACCGTGTCATCCCGTCCTCCTTCACgccctcttctctctgctttcccaAAGCAGAGCTCTTTGGGttcttttgtgtgtctgtttctctgaCCACCtgtttcttctaatttttctttttctcagttctGAGTGCCCTTCAGAGCCGCGGCTTCTGGCTCACTTCTTCACTTATTCTTCTGGTCAGCACATCACATCTATGACTTCAGTTAATCTCTGTGTAGTTGACGGAAAAATTCACCTCTCCAGCTCTGACTTGGGCCTGTTTCCATTCCATATTTGAAGCTGTTAGTAAGGCAtctttacttaaatatttat
This region includes:
- the RRAGC gene encoding ras-related GTP-binding protein C, yielding MSLQYGAEETPLAGSYGAADSFPKDFGYGVEEEEEEAAAAGGGVGAGAGGGCGPGGADSSKPRILLMGLRRSGKSSIQKVVFHKMSPNETLFLESTNKIYKDDISNSSFVNFQIWDFPGQMDFFDPTFDYEMIFRGTGALIYVIDAQDDYMEALTRLHITVSKAYKVNPDMNFEVFIHKVDGLSDDHKIETQRDIHQRANDDLADAGLEKLHLSFYLTSIYDHSIFEAFSKVVQKLIPQLPTLENLLNIFISNSGIEKAFLFDVVSKIYIATDSSPVDMQSYELCCDMIDVVIDVSCIYGLKEDGSGSAYDKESMAIIKLNNTTVLYLKEVTKFLALVCILREESFERKGLIDYNFHCFRKAIHEVFEVGVTSHRSCSHQTSAPSLKALTHNGTPRNAI